One genomic region from Arthrobacter sp. FB24 encodes:
- a CDS encoding DMT family transporter, which produces MVWLAVFLAVLGAFCLAIGAQRQGSAVKADTGGLALSTHGFLRLIRNPRWVFGLLLLCAGMAMNAVALVSAPLTVVQPIGAIALVITTIVNAKDQGLSINRATVVAISACVTGSAMFVLLAVNVTQENHHVSFDDELTIVLLLALAVGVFGTLALVFKHRMSAFIYILGAGVLFGFVAVLTRIIGKHLLDPNGLALLNVQWYSVVAIVAAGGLGSWFVQSAYSGGPPDLVIAGLTVIDPIVGIAIGIAILGELRSDVHAVLAIAMGAAASLAIVGVIALSRHHPEVTKRRKDARKAAGRVS; this is translated from the coding sequence ATGGTGTGGCTCGCCGTTTTCCTGGCGGTGCTGGGCGCCTTTTGCCTGGCCATCGGCGCGCAGCGCCAAGGCAGCGCGGTGAAAGCGGATACGGGCGGCCTTGCGCTTAGCACGCACGGCTTCCTTCGCCTCATCCGCAATCCGCGCTGGGTCTTCGGGCTCCTGCTGCTATGCGCCGGCATGGCGATGAACGCCGTCGCCCTCGTGTCGGCGCCGCTGACGGTGGTGCAGCCGATCGGAGCCATTGCCCTGGTCATCACCACAATCGTCAACGCCAAGGACCAGGGCCTGAGCATCAACCGGGCCACGGTGGTGGCCATCTCGGCGTGCGTCACCGGCTCGGCGATGTTCGTCCTGCTGGCGGTCAACGTGACGCAGGAAAACCACCATGTGAGTTTCGACGACGAACTCACCATCGTGCTGCTGCTCGCCCTCGCGGTGGGCGTCTTCGGCACGCTGGCACTGGTGTTCAAGCACCGGATGAGCGCCTTCATCTACATTCTCGGCGCGGGGGTGCTGTTCGGATTCGTGGCCGTCCTGACCCGCATCATCGGCAAGCACCTGCTCGACCCCAACGGGCTCGCGCTGCTCAACGTGCAGTGGTATTCGGTGGTGGCCATCGTGGCGGCCGGCGGGCTGGGTTCGTGGTTTGTCCAGTCGGCGTACTCCGGCGGGCCGCCGGACCTCGTCATAGCGGGACTGACCGTTATCGACCCCATTGTTGGAATCGCCATCGGCATCGCCATCCTCGGCGAACTCCGGTCGGATGTCCACGCCGTGCTGGCGATTGCCATGGGGGCGGCCGCTTCCCTTGCTATCGTGGGGGTAATCGCCCTCTCGCGGCACCATCCCGAAGTGACCAAGCGCAGGAAGGACGCGCGCAAGGCCGCAGGGCGTGTGTCCTAG
- a CDS encoding tyrosine-type recombinase/integrase, which yields MARFRDFDGITRKVEARATATSKADRGGKAERLLIAALTDRAMPAGEDITGDMRITKLAVVWWAEFEDTDRALNTRRRYRDIMDNYVCPGVGGLRIREATVSTLDRFLKTMRTKHGNATAKLCKTVLSGMLGLAARHGALDGNPLRDVAAIPTNHKEVRALTVAEVGALRAGLRQWEASKKQAGRYPTVDMLDVVDIMLATGARIGEALAIRWKDIDLKSAKPTVTVNGTIVYMPGQGLTIQDHPKSAHSRQRYFLPAFAVEMLLRRQIGQMEANPWDVVFPSAVGSLRDPNNFRKQWRSARDDLGFQWVTPHTFRKTVGTLLEASSGMASASAQLGHSSENVTRKHYVQKTHEAPDNTVLLEAFGMVQE from the coding sequence ATGGCAAGGTTCCGGGACTTCGACGGGATAACCCGGAAGGTGGAGGCCCGAGCCACGGCCACGTCCAAGGCCGACAGAGGTGGCAAAGCCGAGCGGCTGCTGATCGCGGCCCTGACAGATCGGGCGATGCCGGCCGGCGAGGACATCACCGGCGACATGCGGATCACCAAACTGGCCGTGGTCTGGTGGGCCGAATTCGAGGACACTGACAGGGCGCTGAACACCCGCCGGCGGTACCGGGACATCATGGACAACTACGTCTGCCCGGGCGTCGGCGGCCTCCGGATCCGGGAAGCGACCGTTTCCACCCTGGACCGTTTCCTGAAGACGATGCGGACCAAGCACGGGAACGCCACGGCGAAGCTCTGCAAGACGGTCCTGTCCGGCATGCTGGGCCTGGCAGCACGCCACGGAGCACTCGACGGGAACCCGCTGCGTGACGTCGCCGCCATCCCCACCAATCACAAAGAGGTCCGGGCCCTCACGGTGGCCGAGGTGGGCGCGCTGCGGGCTGGCCTACGGCAGTGGGAGGCCAGCAAGAAGCAGGCCGGCCGCTACCCGACCGTGGACATGCTCGACGTCGTCGACATCATGCTTGCCACAGGTGCGCGTATCGGCGAAGCGCTGGCCATCCGCTGGAAAGACATCGACTTGAAGTCCGCGAAACCGACAGTCACGGTGAACGGAACGATCGTCTACATGCCAGGACAGGGACTAACCATCCAGGACCACCCTAAGAGCGCCCATTCTCGCCAAAGGTACTTCCTACCCGCTTTCGCCGTAGAAATGCTCCTGAGGCGGCAAATTGGGCAGATGGAAGCCAATCCGTGGGACGTCGTGTTCCCTTCGGCCGTCGGTTCACTCCGGGATCCCAACAATTTCCGGAAGCAGTGGCGCTCCGCCCGTGACGATCTCGGATTCCAGTGGGTCACACCTCACACATTTCGGAAAACCGTGGGAACCCTGCTCGAGGCGTCCTCCGGGATGGCCAGCGCATCAGCCCAGCTCGGCCACTCCAGCGAGAACGTCACACGGAAGCACTACGTGCAGAAGACACACGAGGCCCCGGACAACACGGTGCTCCTCGAGGCGTTCGGAATGGTTCAAGAGTGA
- a CDS encoding CDP-alcohol phosphatidyltransferase family protein, giving the protein MKFINAGARPGQRHVDSDAVFTIPNILTVVRFMGVPLFIWLVLWQKEYALATIVLVIMGSTDWVDGYIARRFNQTSRLGRIMDPVADRMALIAVAITLVIAGVVEWWYLTALVVPDAILMAVSLYYFHSHPDLPVSRIGKVRTALLLVGTPLLVLAKLPIPLTEIYFVAAWIFLGLGLIGHWVAAYNYFRAIIRKGRLKAANDGGRG; this is encoded by the coding sequence ATGAAGTTCATCAACGCGGGCGCACGTCCGGGCCAGCGGCACGTGGACAGCGATGCCGTCTTCACCATCCCCAACATCCTGACGGTGGTCCGGTTCATGGGCGTGCCGCTGTTCATCTGGCTTGTCCTGTGGCAGAAAGAGTATGCCCTCGCCACGATCGTACTGGTGATCATGGGCAGCACGGACTGGGTGGACGGGTACATCGCCCGTCGCTTCAACCAGACGTCCAGGCTGGGCCGGATCATGGATCCGGTGGCTGACCGGATGGCCCTCATTGCCGTCGCCATCACCCTGGTGATCGCCGGCGTCGTGGAGTGGTGGTACCTGACGGCGCTGGTGGTTCCCGATGCCATCCTGATGGCCGTTTCGCTGTACTACTTCCACAGCCACCCGGATCTGCCCGTCAGCCGGATCGGAAAGGTCCGCACCGCGCTCCTCCTCGTGGGCACCCCGCTGCTGGTGCTGGCCAAGCTGCCCATCCCGCTGACCGAAATCTACTTCGTAGCGGCGTGGATCTTCCTCGGCCTCGGGCTGATCGGCCACTGGGTGGCCGCCTACAACTATTTCCGGGCCATCATCCGTAAGGGCAGGCTCAAGGCCGCGAACGACGGCGGACGCGGCTGA
- a CDS encoding glycosyltransferase gives MTLPDSQQPLTILIAADTYPPHVNGAAQFGYRLAKGMTARGHNVHVLACRPDKGKSFTEFRTEGTVHRIRSHSVPTHEYFRITFPWEIKKEISLLFDRVKPDVVHIQSHYMIGEHVLYEAERRGVRIIATNHFMPENLNPFLPFPQWFKDIVGRISWKDMGKVMGRADVVTTPTPLAAKAMHQHAFLRKVLPLSNGIDSAAYELREGEVMERHPYPTVLFAGRLAEEKHVNILIDAVAKTPAELNVHLEIVGGGEVRAALEAQVARLGLEPRVKFLGLASDAELREAYIKADLFCMPGTAELQSLVTLEAMSASTPVLLADAMALPHLVRDGENGYLFTPNDSDDLAAKITRVLQLPAEELAAMGKASRCMVEPHSIQGTLQTFEDLYRGATYDDKVV, from the coding sequence GTGACCTTGCCCGACAGCCAGCAACCACTCACCATCCTGATTGCTGCGGACACCTACCCGCCCCACGTCAACGGAGCCGCGCAATTCGGATACCGTCTGGCCAAGGGCATGACCGCACGCGGACACAATGTCCATGTGCTCGCGTGCCGGCCGGACAAGGGCAAAAGCTTCACCGAGTTCCGCACTGAGGGCACCGTGCACCGGATCCGCTCCCATTCAGTGCCCACGCACGAGTACTTCCGCATCACGTTCCCCTGGGAGATCAAGAAGGAGATCAGCCTCCTGTTTGACCGCGTCAAGCCGGACGTGGTGCACATCCAGAGCCACTACATGATCGGCGAACACGTGCTCTACGAAGCCGAGCGGCGCGGCGTGCGGATCATTGCCACCAACCACTTCATGCCGGAGAACCTGAACCCCTTCCTGCCGTTTCCGCAGTGGTTCAAGGACATCGTGGGACGCATCTCCTGGAAGGACATGGGCAAGGTGATGGGCCGGGCTGACGTCGTCACCACGCCCACGCCGCTCGCAGCCAAGGCCATGCATCAGCATGCCTTCCTTCGCAAGGTCCTGCCGCTCTCCAACGGCATTGATTCGGCCGCCTATGAACTCCGCGAGGGCGAGGTCATGGAGCGGCACCCGTATCCCACCGTGCTGTTCGCCGGCCGTCTGGCGGAGGAGAAGCACGTCAACATCCTCATCGACGCGGTGGCAAAGACCCCGGCTGAGCTGAATGTCCACCTGGAGATCGTCGGTGGAGGCGAGGTCCGTGCGGCCCTCGAAGCGCAGGTGGCACGGCTGGGACTGGAACCGCGGGTGAAGTTCCTGGGCCTGGCCAGCGATGCCGAACTGCGGGAGGCCTACATCAAGGCGGACCTGTTCTGCATGCCGGGAACGGCTGAGCTCCAGTCGTTGGTCACGTTGGAGGCCATGTCCGCTTCCACCCCGGTGCTGCTGGCGGATGCGATGGCGCTGCCGCACCTGGTGCGCGACGGCGAAAACGGCTACCTCTTCACCCCGAATGACAGCGACGACCTCGCCGCCAAGATCACCCGGGTGCTGCAGCTTCCGGCCGAGGAGCTCGCCGCGATGGGCAAGGCCAGCCGCTGCATGGTGGAGCCGCACAGCATCCAGGGGACGCTGCAGACGTTTGAAGACCTCTACCGCGGGGCCACCTACGACGACAAAGTGGTGTAA
- a CDS encoding phage holin family protein — translation MSGRHSGRTTSGLSIAALPKTLRLVAKLAPRQLNDEIALAKIELKRKGIQVGVAAAFLAVALVFVAFLVTGLIVAAIMGLATIMPAWLAALLVCAVFLVIALIGALIGMSKFKKAMPLVPEDTIRGLKHDLGIVKEGSEFNPAVLDPTSEQAKAAKAAKEAKAAQEKAEKEAKAAAEKVDVPAPTEAELRSRLDKRRRHLTGVRDELGEELDLKTQAQLLLGAAEAGLKSGKVRVGHQAETLSRSAANLLNRAGESQAGVRWKPLAALAASAAVLVVLLRKLLKG, via the coding sequence ATGAGCGGACGACACAGCGGCCGGACAACTAGCGGACTGAGTATTGCGGCGCTGCCCAAGACTCTGAGGCTGGTTGCCAAACTCGCGCCACGGCAGCTCAACGACGAAATCGCCCTCGCGAAGATCGAGCTGAAGCGCAAGGGCATCCAGGTCGGGGTGGCTGCAGCGTTCCTGGCCGTCGCACTGGTGTTTGTCGCCTTCCTCGTCACCGGACTCATCGTTGCGGCCATTATGGGGCTTGCCACCATCATGCCCGCCTGGCTGGCTGCCCTGCTCGTATGCGCCGTCTTCCTCGTCATCGCCCTCATCGGCGCGCTTATCGGCATGAGCAAATTCAAGAAAGCCATGCCGCTTGTGCCCGAGGACACGATCCGCGGACTCAAGCACGATCTCGGCATCGTGAAGGAAGGCTCGGAATTCAACCCTGCTGTCCTGGATCCCACCTCCGAGCAGGCGAAGGCCGCCAAGGCCGCCAAGGAAGCGAAGGCGGCTCAGGAAAAGGCGGAGAAGGAGGCCAAGGCCGCTGCTGAAAAGGTTGACGTGCCCGCCCCCACGGAAGCCGAACTGCGGAGCCGGCTGGACAAGCGCCGCCGGCACCTGACGGGCGTCCGCGACGAGCTGGGCGAGGAACTCGACCTCAAGACCCAGGCGCAACTCCTGCTGGGCGCAGCCGAAGCCGGGCTGAAATCAGGCAAGGTGCGGGTCGGCCACCAGGCAGAAACCCTCAGCCGCTCGGCAGCCAACCTGCTCAACCGTGCAGGCGAGAGCCAGGCCGGAGTGCGCTGGAAGCCGCTGGCTGCACTGGCGGCGTCGGCCGCCGTCCTTGTAGTCCTCCTCCGCAAGCTCCTCAAAGGCTAG